TTTGAGTGTGTTATGTCGGTCTCAAAATTAAAGGAATACTTGTCTCTTGCGGCGAGATAAATATTAGACACTAGAGTATGGTTCGTAGTGTCTGGTAGAATTTCAATGTTTGGATATTTAAAATTGTTTAAGTTACTGATTTGTCGGTACGTTCGAAGCCTATTGATTTCTCTGTAAATACTGTCTTTTTCTAAAAAAATAGCATCGGTAAGTGCTTTTGGTTTGTATTTTAATTTGTCTCTAAAAAAAATAGTATAGCCATTATAACCTACAGAATCTAATGGAGAATTTAAATCAGCATAGAGGTGATCTGCATAAATATTTACTTTTTTAAACGTGTATACTTTGTATTCGGTCTTTGCACTATCGCCTCTTTTTTTTAAATTATCAATGTTTAATTCAATATTTAAATTTGGATCATTGGCTGCACGAGCCGTATCCGAAATGATATTGTAAAAAATAGAACTTTCTTGAAAATTATAAATGCCGTTATTTCTGAACAAATCGGTTAAGCGCTCCCGTTCATTGGTCAGATTGTTTAATTCGAATTGTGATTTAGCCCTAATGAAAGAGTTATCCTTATTTTTTTCGTAAATAGAATCAACCGCAGATGAAGCAATGCTGCGATAGGTAGAATCAATTATAAAAGGATTTCCTAGTTGAAGATCATAGGTAATCAAAGCTCTTTGTTTTCTGCTACTACTATCTACCCTAAAGTTTGCCCTGGCATTAAAATAGCCTCTATTGCCGTAATACGCTTTTACGCGATCTATAGACCTCCTAGTTTTGGAGGTGTCAATAATAACTGGGGCTTGTCCTGTTTTTTTAAGCCACTTGCTGAAGCCTTTTACAAAAAAAGATTCTCCAAGACTGTCTAATTGTTTTTGGGAGATAAGTTTCCTAAGGCGCTCTATTCGTTTAGGCTTTTTATAAAGCCATGCTTGATATGACGAGTCTGGATTGCTTTTTGCGAGATTGTAAATATTTAAGCTAAGCGGGTAACCGAATAAGGCAGTATTTGGTTTTTGAATAATTAAGCTTTTAATATTCTCGTCGTTCACTTTCTCCCCATTAGCCAATATATTATTTTTAACCAATAACAGCTCGTCATCTTCAACTCTTTTAAGAGTATTACAAGAACTGATGATTAAACCTAAGAATAATAAGACTATTTTTACAGTGTTTTTTTTCAAACTAAGTGATTCTCTAAAAATCAAAAATACATTATTTGTATGGTTGGTAAAAGCCAAATAAAATTTATAAAAAGCCTACAGCAAAAAAAATACCGATATGAGCATCAGTTGTTTGTTGTAGAAGGTAAAAAAACGGTTCAAGAGCTTATGGCTTCTGATTTTGAAACCTATAAAATATACAGTACAGATCTCAATTTTGTTGAAAGTGAAACATATAATGTGGAACTGATCAAGGCAGATGATTTAAAAAAAATGAGCAATTTAAGTACTCCTAATGGGTATTTAGGTGTTTTTAAAATTCCAAAACCTAAAAAGATACCACTTCAAGATTGGATTGTTGCGCTAGACACCATTAGTGATCCAGGTAATTTAGGTACCATCATAAGACTGTGTGATTGGTTTGGAATTAAAAATATAGTAACTACCACAAACAATGTTGATTGCTTTAATCCTAAAGTTTTACAAGCTACTATGGGGTCTATTGCGAGGGTTCAAGTGACTTGTGTAGACTTGGCTGATTTTTTAAAAACGGCGAATCTTCCTGTTTATGGTGCTTTTATGAGTGGAACTGCTGTTCATCAAGCGAATTTTACCAATCCAGGAATTTTAGTGATGGGGAATGAGTCTAATGGTATTTCTGAGGAAATTTCAAAACTAGTTACGAAACGAATAACCATAAATCATTTTGGAGCAAGCACAACCGAAAGTTTAAATGTGGCTACTGCCACGGCAATTATTTTGCATGAAATAAGACGATAGCTCTATAGGAGCTATGAAAGAATAAAGATCACTGCGCTGTTCATACCTAGAGAATAGACTTCCTATAGTTTAAAATTTGTGTTTTATTGCTCCTTTGGAGCGCTTATAACTGTCATTTTAGGTAGTGATGTGAGCAGATATTTAATTATTCGAAAGTAAAGTTAATAAAAACACCTCTTGTTCTCATACCATCTAAGTTACCGGTCCAAGGACTATTAGGGTCATTATCTGGGATTAACTCGTCATTGATGGCAAAAACGCCTCGAATAGAGGGTGCAAATTTAAAATATTCTAAGTAAAAATCGATACCAAAACCTAATTCCAAATTATAGTTGTTTTTTGTCATTCTAAAAGTGCCCGAAGAATTATCATCTACGCTATCTTCGTTACTTCCTAAGTTTAAGGCATAGGCCGCCCCGCCAATGACAAAAGGCTTCCAGTTACCAATTCTTTTTGTGCTTACTTTTAAAAGTAAAGGAAAGTTAATGTAGGTAGATTTCACTTCTCTAATGGCTCTATTTTCGTCGGAAAAGCCTCTAAAACCAATCGTTCTTTGCGCATAGAATAATCCTGGTTCAAAACGTACATCTAAAAATTTATTTAGCCGCACTTCACCAATCAAGCCAACATTAAAACCAGCGGTTGTAGACACTAAAATATCGCCAATATCAGGGACTTCTTTGTAGTTGAACTTAAAATCATACTGATTAAAACCCAAAAAATAACCCCAATTTAATAATTTTTCATCTTCAGTGGCAATGTTGAGGACGGGCTTTTCGTTAAACTGTGCTTTCATTGTTAGACTTATAAATAGGCCTAAAAACAGTAAAATAATATTCTTCATACCTTATTTTGTAGCTACGTATATAGAAGCTACCCCAAGTGTTTGAGGTTTGTTCTCTATATCTATAAACCCAATTTTCTCCAAAATATTGTTGAAAGCTTTTCCATGCGGAAAAACAGCGGCCGATTCCGAAAGGTATTCATAGGCGACATCATCTTTAGAAAATAAGCGGCCAATCTTAGGTAAAATACGTTTTGTATAGAAATTATAACCTTGTTTAAAGGGTGTTTTAGTAGGTACAGAAGTCTCTAAAACCACCAAATTACCTCCTTTTTTTAACACTCTGTAAATTTCGGATAGCCCTATTTCAAGGTTTTCAAAATTCCGGACTCCAAAGGCAACAGTAACAGCATCAAAAGTATTTTCTTCAAAAGGTAAGTCTTCACTGTCGCCAACCACCATATCAATGGTACTGTTTAGTTTTTTTTCAGTGACCTTTTTTTGTCCTACGGCCAACATTCCAGGAGAAATATCTAAACCTATTATTTTTGAGGCACCTGTTTCAATTAAATTAATAGCCAAATCACCTGTTCCCGTAGCAATATCTAAAATAGAATCAGGATTTTTATTTTTTAAAATAGCCACAACTCTTTTTCGCCATTTGATATCAATACCAAATGAAATAACACGGTTTAAACCATCGTAATTTGTAGAGATGGTATCGAACATTCGGGTTACTTGTTCTTTTTTTCCTAGCTCGGAATTTTTATAAGGAGTAACTTTTTTACTCATGGACGCAATTTTTAGCAAAGATACAATTTCGTATTTGCTTATTGTCCCTATGAAGAACAATAAACTTACAGGTTTTTTGTTTTTAAAGGCTACAATTTAATTTCATGAAAATTTATTTATGTAATTTTACAGCCTAAATTAATTCAAACTTTTCATAAAAAAACGGGCTTAATACCCGTTCCTATTAAAGGAAATTCCAATTTAGAAAAACCTATGACACTTGAAAATGGGTATACAGTAATGGAAAACAACATTTGTAACAAATGAAAATTATCATAGCAGGAGCTGGTGAAGTGGGGTTTCACTTAGCAAAGTTGCTTTCATACGAATCCCAAGACATTACCCTAATTGATAGCGTAAAAGAAAGTTTGGCGTATGCAGATTCGCACTTAGACATTCGTGTACTAAAAGGTGATGCTACATCAATATCCTTGTTACTAGAGGCTCAGGTAGAGAAATCAGATTTAGTTATTGGAGTCACTTCATCCGAAACTACAAATATTACCCTGTGTTTATTAGCAAAGCAATTAGGTTGTAAAAAAACAATTGCTCGTATATCAAATACAGAATTCAAAAAAAATAAATCACTCGTAGATTTCAAAAAATTAGGGATTGATGAATTAATTTCCCCTGAAGAACTTGCGGCGGAAGAGATACAGTTATTGCTCAATCAATCAGCATTTAACGATACCTATGAGTTTGAAGAAGGGGCACTGATTATGTGCGGCGTTTCCTTGCCAAAATCAGCTCCTTTTGTTGGAAAAACAGTAAAAGAGGCTGCTCAGATATTTCCGGAACTTAATTTTATGCCTATTGCTTTACAAAGAACAGGCACCCAATTTACAATTATTCCTCGCGGGGATACCGTTTTTCAAGAGGAAGACCAGGTATATTTTATTACCGCTAAAGAAGGGGTAAGCGAGTTGTACAAGTTAACGGGAATGGTGAAAAGAGATATAAAAAATGTGATGATTCTCGGAGGTAGTAAAGTGGGATACAAAACGGCTCGCGACCTTTGTAAAAATAAATTTAATGTAAAGCTTATTGAAATTAATAAAGAAAAAGCATTTGATCTAGCTGAAGAATTACCCAATGCACTTATCATTAATGGTGATGGTAGAAATGTTGAATTATTAGATGAAGAAAGTCTAAGTGCCATGGATGCTTTTATTGCCGTAACTGGTAATTCTGAAACTAATATTATGTCTTGTTTAGTTGCAAAATCTAAAAACATTAAAAAAACCATTGCCATGGTTGAAAATATGGACTATTTTCAGCTTTCCCACTCCATAGGGATTGATACCCTAATCAATAAAAAATTATTAGCAGCGAATAATATATTTCGATATATCAGAAGGGGAGAGGTGGTTGCTTTAACACGACTCAATAATTTAAACGCCGAAATTTTAGAATTTATCGTGAAGTCAGGTTCTTCTGTAAATGGTAAAAGTATAAAGGAATTAGATTTTCCTAAAGATGCGACGATTGGTGGTGTTATTAAAGATGGTCTTGGCATCATTGCTTTAGGCGATTTTAAAATTGAAGAAGGGGATAGAGTGGTCGTTTGTTGTTTGCCTAGTGCCATTCCTAAAATTGAAAAAATGTTTCTTTAATGAGACTTAATTACAAGATAATTTTTCACTTGATGGGACTTTTGATACTCTGTAATGGAGGTTTCATGGTTCTGGCTGCTGTGATTAGTGGAATCTATAAAGATGGTGTTACCATCGATATTGCTTTAGCCGCTGTTGTAACAATGATAGTGGGTACTTTAGCCATGTTTTTAACCCGAAGCCATGAAAAAGAAGTAGGCCGAAAAGAGGGGTATATTATTGTTACTTTTGGTTGGTTAATCATGTCTATATCGGGGGTTTTGCCTTATATTTTTTCCGGAGCTATCCCAGATTTAACAAACGCTTTTTTCGAAACTATTTCAGGCTATACCACTACGGGAGCTTCAATTTTAGATGATATTGAAGTGTTGCCGGAAGGCATTTTATTTTGGCGTAGTTTAACACATTGGATTGGTGGAATGGGTATTATCGTTTTAGCCATTGCTATTTTACCCTTGTTAGGGATTGGAGGAATGCAACTCTTTGCTGCAGAAGCACCAGGGCCCGCAGGAGATAAATTACATCCTAGAATTACAGATACAGCCAAACGCCTTTGGTTAATTTATTTTGGCTATACCGTGGCAGAGACTATTTTATTAAAGTTGGCTGGGATGTCTTTCTTTGACGCTATAAATCATTCTTTAGCGACCTTATCAACAGGTGGTTTTTCAACTAAAAATTTAAGTGTTGCTTATTGGAATGATCAGCCCTTAATTCAATACATCATCATGCTCTTTATGTTTTTGGCAGGAACTAATTTTGTTTTAAGTTACTATGCTTTTAAAGGCAAAGTGCAAAAAGTATTGCATGATGAGGAGTTTAAATTTTATAGCATTTTTGTCATATCTTTTACCATCATAGCAGCATTAGTCATTTTTTTTAAAGCAAACGTAGAAACCTCAGACTACCACCCTATGGTTTTTGGCGAAGCAGAAAGTGCTTTTAGACATTCACTTTTCCAAGTTTTATCGGTCATCACTACCACGGGATTTGTAAGTGCTGATTTCACGAGTTGGACACCCTTCTTGACTATTTTCTTTTTCGGTCTCATGTTTTTAGGAGGATGCGCGGGTTCAACGGCGGGTGGTATTAAGGTAATGCGCCACTTGCTAATTATTAAAAACGGATTATTAGAATTTAAGCGCACTTTACATGTTAATGCGGTGATTCCTGTTCGGTATAATAATAAAACAGTACGGGAACATATTGTTTACAATATTATAGCCTTCTTTGTATTGTATATGCTGCTCTTCATCATAGGCTCTTTAGTCTTGGGTGCCTTAGGTTTAGATTTTACGTCGGCCATTGGTGGTGCTGCATCCTCTTTAGGGAACGTAGGTCCGGCTTTAGGGACACTTAATCCACTGAGTAATTTTAATAGTTTGCCAGCTTTAGGTAAATGGTGGTGCGGCTTTTTAATGCTTTTAGGGAGGTTAGAGCTTTTTACGGTATTGATCTTGTTTACGCCGTATTTCTGGAAGAAGATGTAATGGTGCTATGCTTTAGGCTTTTGAGCCATATGCAAAAGTGTTGAGTTTTAAGTTTTGTTTTAAATAGTAAAACATACTTTTGAAGTTTCTACAATAGTATTTAATTTTCATTCGAGCCTGCATCAAAAAAAAGCCTCAATAAAAAATTGAGGCCTTATTGTTACGCATGATATGTATTAGGTTTAAAGCGTTACCGCCTTTTTTATTCTTGCTAAAGCTTCTGTAATTTGATCTTCACTAGCGGCATAAGAAATTCGAATGCAATTATTGTTTCCGAAAGAATCTCCTGCAACGGTAGCTACATTGGCAGCTTCTAATAAATACATTGACAAGTCAGAAGAATTTGTAATTTTAGTTCCGTTTAAAGTCTTGCCAAAATACGCTGTTACATTTGGGAAAACATAAAACGCACCTTCTGGCTCGTTACATATAAATCCAGGAATGTCTTTTAGTAAGCCTAAAATTAGTTTTCTGCGCTCTTTGAACTTATCTACCATAAAGCTAATTCGACTTACGGGTTCTAATAGGGCAGTAATCACAGCACGTTGCGCAATGCAATTGGCTCCGCTCGTTACTTGTCCTTGCAGTTTATTACAGGCACGTGCAATATATGTTGGTGCACCTATGTATCCAATTCTCCAGCCGGTCATAGCAAAAGCCTTTGCAACACCGTTAACGGTAACTGTTCTCTCGAACATATCAGGAAATTCAGCCATAGAAGCATGTGGCGTTACCCCATAATTAATGTGTTCGTAGATTTCATCACTTACGACAACTATTTGTGGATGCTTCTGAAGTACATCTGCCAAGGCTCTTAATTCTTCTTTACTATAGATAGAGCCAGTAGGGTTACAAGGTGAACTGTACCATAGCATTTTAGTTTTTGGCGTAATTGCAGCTTCTAACTGTTCGGGTGTCATTTTAAAATTATTCTCTATAGAAGTAGGTACTTCTACGGGGACACCTTCGGCAAGTTGTACAATATCACTATAGCTTACCCAATACGGGCAAGGCAAAATAACTTCGTCTCCTTTATTTAAACAAACCTGAGCTACATTGTATAAAGATTGTTTTGCGCCAGTAGAAACCACTATTTGCGGTTGGGTATAGCTTAACCGATTATCTCTTTTAAATTTAGTGATAATCGCCTCTTTTAATTCAACATACCCATCCACCGGAGAGTATGAATTATAATTATCATTTATAGCTTGAATAGCAGCATCTTTTATGTAATCTGGAGTATTAAAGTCAGGTTCCCCCAGACTAAGTCCGATGATATCTTTACCTTCAGCTTTTAATTCTCTTGCTTTTGCTGCCATGGCAAGGGTTGCAGAGATTGCTAATTTGTTGACCCTATCTGATAATTGATTGCTCATATGTTACACCGGTTTTCTAATACTGTAAAGTAGGTTTTTTACCCAACTGCTTTAAGTGATTGAAATGCGAAAATATAGCTTTTCTTGTTGTCTTGTATTCGTTGTAGGGCAAATTAAACTCCTTCGCAGTTTCTTTTACAATTTTTGCAATTTTCGTGTAATGCACGTGGCTAATGTTAGGAAAAATATGGTGTTCTACTTGGTGATTTAGGCCACCAGTAAACCAATTTACTATTTTGTTTTTTGTTCCAAAATTAACCGTTGTGAACAGTTGGTGTATGGCCCAAGTATTTTTCATGGTTCCAGTTTTATCTGGCAATGGTGTTTCAGCTTGATCAACAACGTGTGCTAACTGAAACGTTACACTTAAAATAACACCAGCAACATAATGCATAACAAAAAAGCCAATAAGGATTTGCCACCAAGCAATATCTAAAATGAGCATTGGTAAAACAATCCAAATACTAACATATATTATTTTGGTAATGACTAATTTACTCCAATTCATTACAGGATTAGGTAATTTACCATACGAAAGTTTGCGCTTGGTATAGCGGTACATTTGTTGAAAGTCTGTTGTAATGGCCCAATTAAATGTCAATAATCCGTACAATAGAACAGAATAATAATGTTGAAATTTATGGTGCTTTCTCCATTCAGAATGTTCTGAAAAGCGTAAAATTCTTCCTGCTTCTAAATCCTCATCATGTTCGTGAATATTAGTGTAGGTATGGTGTAGCACATTGTGTTGAACTTGCCAGTTGTACACATTTCCGGCAAGAATATAAATACTGCTTCCCATTATTTTATTGACCCACTTTTTATTAGAATAGGAACCGTGGTTCCCATCGTGCATCACATTCATCCCTACGCCGGCCATACCAATACCTATTAAGATAGTTAGCAATAGATTTGCCCAGATAGGAAGTCCTAAAGTTAAAATTAAGAAGTAGGGAGCTAAAAATAAAGTGAACATAATGGCTGTTTTTAAATGCAAACGCCAATCACCTGTTTTTTTTAATTTATTTTCCTTGAAGTAATCGTTAACTCTCTTATTCAGTGTCTTGAAAAAATCCGTAGAATCCTTTCTTGAAAATCGAATGGTTTCTTTACTCATAATATTGTTTTTTACAAAGATAAGTTAATTCAGAATGTATTAAAGTAAATAGGGCTCAAAAAAGGAAATAATTATGATTTATAAAATCTTATTTTTGCTTAAAATTTTCAATTTAAGATATGGATATTACAATACTTTTAAACTATTTCCCGAATCTAACAGAAACACAAAAACAGCAATTTTTAAAATTATCAGAGCTCTATAAAGACTGGAATTTAAAAATAAATGTAGTTTCTAGAAAGGATATTGATGAATTATATGTGCGCCATGTTTTGCATTCTTTGGGAATTGCCAAAATTCAACAATTTTTACCAGGTTCAAAAATTATTGATGTAGGTACTGGAGGGGGCTTTCCTGGCGTTCCGTTGGCGATTTTGTTTCCGGAAGTTCATTTTACCTTAGTGGATGCTATTGGAAAAAAAATAAAAGTGGTCGATGAGGTAGTGGAAGGTTTGGAGTTAACAAATGTGACGACCATCAATGATCGAGTAGAAAATGTAAAGGGAAAATTTGATTTTATAGTGAGTAGGGCGGTGGCGGCTATGCCTACTTTTACACATTGGGTTAAAGGGAAAATCAAAAAAGAATCTCTACACGAGCGGAAAAACGGAATATTGTATTTAAAAGGCGGTGATTTATCTGAGGAATTAAAGGAATATAGAATTGCAGAAATTTTTAACCTATCGGACTATTATAAAGAAGATTTCTTCGAAACGAAAAAAGTAGTGTACCTCCCTTTAAAGTTTAGGGGATAAAAAAAGTTCTAGCAATGGTTTGTAATCATTACTAGAACTTTTTTAAACTGTTTTTACTTATACGACTACATGTGCAATAATCTTAAATAAGATAATCTACAGTTTTTTGCATAATCTCTTATGTAGGTTTCAATACTTTTGAAGCTTACTGAGCTCTTGGCTTTTTTTCTGTTAAATGCGCTTTCTTTCATAATCCGTCTATTTTGATAAGTAAATTTAGCATATTTACTTTAGGTTTACAATTACTTAACGTTAAATTTACATTGAAAGTATATTTCTTCTAGTGAAAACTAAAAAAAAACCACTATATAATCAAGGTATATAGTGGCTTTTGAACGCTAATAGCGTGGTACTTATGTTCGTGTGTTATCCTAAAAAGGGATATCTGTAGTCTACTGGGGTAACAAAAGTTTCTTTAATTAGCCTTGGAGAAACCCAACGTAGCAAGTTTTGCATAGAACCTGCTTTATCATTTGTTCCAGAAGCTCTAGCGCCACCAAAAGGTTGTTGCCCAACGACGGCACCTGTTGGTTTGTCATTGATATAAAAATTTCCAGCACAGTTTTGTAAAGCTTTTGTAGCTTCGTCAATGGCGTACCGATCTGTAGCAATAACAGCTCCTGTTAATGCATATTCTGAGGTGCCATCTACAAGCTCTAAGGTTTTTACCCAGTCTGCATCGTCATAAATATAAACGGTCACTACAGGTCCAAAAAGTTCGGTCTCCATGGTGGTATATTTAGGATTGCTTGTTAAAATAACAGTGGGCTCCACAAAATATCCTTTTGATTTGTCATAATTACCACCAGCAAAAATTTCAGCATCTTTTGCATTTTTAGCACCGTCTATATACGTCGCTAATTTATCAAAAGAAGCTTCGTGAATTACAGCGGTGACAAAATTGCTCATATCTTCTGGAGAACCTGGTGTATTGATTGTTTTTAAATCTTCTTTTACATGATTTAAAATTTCATGGGCAGTAGATTTAGGTAAGTATACTCTTGAGGCAGCACTACATTTTTGTCCTTGAAATTCAAAAGCACCACGAACAATAGCCGTAGCCACTTGTTTCGTATTTGCTGTTTTGTGTGCTAGTATAAAATCTTTACCTCCTGTTTCACCAACAATTCTAGGATAGGTTTTATAGGTGTGGATATTGCTGCCAATTTGTTTCCATAACTCTTTGAAAACATGCGTAGAACCCGTAAAGTGAATGCCTGCAAAATCGGGGCTAGCTAATACGGTTTCGGTAATCATCACAGGATCACCATAAATCACATTAATAACGCCATCAGGAACACCGGCTTCTTTAAAAATATCGACAATTACTTTGGCTGAGAAAATTTGACTATCACTTGGTTTCCAAACAACTACATTTCCCATCATAGCGGCACTTGCGGGTAAGTTTCCTGCAATAGCTGTAAAGTTAAAAGGAGTAATAGCATACACAAAACCTTCTAAAGGACGGTACTCTACGCGATTCCAAATTCCTTCAGCAGAAGCAGGTTGCTCTTGGTATATTTGAGACATGTATTCTACGTTAAAACGCAAAAAGTCAATCAGTTCACAAGCAGCGTCTATTTCAGCCTGGTGTATAGTTTTAGATTGTGCAATCATGGTGGCCGCATTAATTTTAGCCCGGTAAGGACCTGCAATTAATTCGGCAGCCTTCAAGAAAATAGCAGCACGTTGTTCCCAAGCTAAATTGGCCCAGGCTTGTCTCGATGCTAAGGCATTTTCGATGGCTTGGGTGACGTGTTTTTTTTCAGCAAGGTGATATTGACCTACTTGATGTTTATGGTCATGTGGTGGAGACATTGGCTTTGTTTTGCCGGTTTTAATCTCTTCGTTTCCAATATACATCGGAACATCGACACTCCCATTAAAATATTCTTGGTATTGTTTTAATACTTCTTGTCGTTCAGGAGATCCTGGAGCAAACCCTTTTATAGGTTCGTTAATTGCTATAGGAACTTGAAAAAATCCTTTACCCATGTTGTTTTGTTTTAATTTTAGAAAGTAGTCGTAAAGGTACTAAAACAAAAAAGGTGAAAAAAGTAAAAAAGTAAAAGAAGTGTTTAGTTTAAGGTAAACGGGGTATTAAATTTAAAAGTGGGAATAGACACCCTGATTTTTTCGTCCGATTTTAAATTTACCATAGTATAGTGACCTTTCATAGCGCCTATTGTCGAAGTTAATAAGCATCCAGAACTGTAGGTGTGCGATTCTCCGGGTTTAATCACCGGTTTTTTGCCGATGACCCCTTCACCATCTAAAATTTCTAACTCATTTAATGAGTCGTAAATTCTCCAGTGGCGCGAAGTAAGCTGAACAGTGTCTTTAGTTTGATTTTCTATGGTTATGGTATACCCAAAAGCATAATGCGTTTTGTAGTTTTTAAAGAAGGTGCCTTCAAAACTAGTATGTACTGAAATTTTTATGCCTTTTGTGATAAGTGTAGTCATAAGGATCAAAGTCTAAAGTGCTAAAAAAAAGAACTAAATCATAATTCTTCTCGCTAAATTATAAAATCGAAGGCAATAAACGTAAACTTTAAGAAAATTTTACGGCTATTCATTCCTTGGTAAATTTATTCTTTTGCTAATTTATGTTCCGTACAAAATTAAAATTAGAGCAATATAACAAACCTTTTTTAAACTATAAATGAATGCTGTAAATGTTCGTTATAAGTTAATTTTTTAAAGCTATACGGTTTGTTTTAATTACTAATATTTCTTGAATTTGCAGTGCCTATTCCTATTAGTCCGTCATAAAGTGCACCAATATCACGATAGTAAACCAATATTAAATAATTGTTTTCGGTAAAATGAAAGTTTCCGGAAACCTTATTTAAATCAATGTCACCATTTTCTTTCTTTACCACATATTTGTAATTGTAGAAGCCTTGTTTCATTTTTAAAGTAGCTTCTAATAATCCATTATTGGCGTTGAAGGTCATTTTGTTTTCTTCATCCAACATAAAATTATTGAACTTTCCATAAATATACACTTCATTTAAGCCAATTTCTTCTACATACGGCAGACTA
The sequence above is drawn from the Cellulophaga sp. Hel_I_12 genome and encodes:
- the rsmG gene encoding 16S rRNA (guanine(527)-N(7))-methyltransferase RsmG, translating into MDITILLNYFPNLTETQKQQFLKLSELYKDWNLKINVVSRKDIDELYVRHVLHSLGIAKIQQFLPGSKIIDVGTGGGFPGVPLAILFPEVHFTLVDAIGKKIKVVDEVVEGLELTNVTTINDRVENVKGKFDFIVSRAVAAMPTFTHWVKGKIKKESLHERKNGILYLKGGDLSEELKEYRIAEIFNLSDYYKEDFFETKKVVYLPLKFRG
- the pruA gene encoding L-glutamate gamma-semialdehyde dehydrogenase; the protein is MGKGFFQVPIAINEPIKGFAPGSPERQEVLKQYQEYFNGSVDVPMYIGNEEIKTGKTKPMSPPHDHKHQVGQYHLAEKKHVTQAIENALASRQAWANLAWEQRAAIFLKAAELIAGPYRAKINAATMIAQSKTIHQAEIDAACELIDFLRFNVEYMSQIYQEQPASAEGIWNRVEYRPLEGFVYAITPFNFTAIAGNLPASAAMMGNVVVWKPSDSQIFSAKVIVDIFKEAGVPDGVINVIYGDPVMITETVLASPDFAGIHFTGSTHVFKELWKQIGSNIHTYKTYPRIVGETGGKDFILAHKTANTKQVATAIVRGAFEFQGQKCSAASRVYLPKSTAHEILNHVKEDLKTINTPGSPEDMSNFVTAVIHEASFDKLATYIDGAKNAKDAEIFAGGNYDKSKGYFVEPTVILTSNPKYTTMETELFGPVVTVYIYDDADWVKTLELVDGTSEYALTGAVIATDRYAIDEATKALQNCAGNFYINDKPTGAVVGQQPFGGARASGTNDKAGSMQNLLRWVSPRLIKETFVTPVDYRYPFLG
- the apaG gene encoding Co2+/Mg2+ efflux protein ApaG; this encodes MTTLITKGIKISVHTSFEGTFFKNYKTHYAFGYTITIENQTKDTVQLTSRHWRIYDSLNELEILDGEGVIGKKPVIKPGESHTYSSGCLLTSTIGAMKGHYTMVNLKSDEKIRVSIPTFKFNTPFTLN